A single region of the Devosia sp. FJ2-5-3 genome encodes:
- a CDS encoding ABC transporter permease, whose protein sequence is MSAIAITPKTSGRLRSLTAVLLVLAVWELAARLFAPGPTPIIPPPTILVTYVADHLGLLAVVVRPTLIEAVSGFCIGAAFSIVMAAIFVRYRGVEAALSNTLVLIHSLPMLAIIPLLVIWFGIGYTPKIVVAALATFFPVLNGALRGLRSADRSTLELMHLLNATGMQTLLKVRIPSSLPYIFAGLKIAAPQAVLGATVAEWIGSREGLGSQILMALLNYDVPLLWACMVLCAVMAALGFCIIVAIEYLVIGRRAEPLKAED, encoded by the coding sequence ATGTCCGCCATTGCTATCACTCCCAAGACCTCGGGACGCCTGCGTTCGTTGACGGCGGTGCTGCTTGTTCTTGCCGTTTGGGAGCTTGCGGCACGCCTTTTCGCGCCCGGGCCGACGCCGATCATCCCGCCGCCGACGATCCTCGTCACCTATGTCGCGGACCATCTGGGCCTCCTGGCGGTCGTGGTGCGGCCGACGCTCATCGAAGCCGTATCCGGTTTCTGTATCGGCGCAGCATTCTCCATCGTCATGGCCGCCATTTTCGTGCGCTATCGGGGTGTCGAGGCGGCCCTCTCCAATACGCTGGTGCTGATCCATAGCCTGCCCATGCTGGCCATCATTCCGCTCCTCGTGATCTGGTTCGGCATCGGCTATACGCCCAAGATTGTCGTCGCGGCGCTGGCGACCTTTTTCCCCGTGCTCAATGGCGCCTTGCGCGGCCTTCGATCTGCCGATCGCAGCACGCTCGAGCTCATGCACCTGCTCAATGCCACCGGCATGCAGACACTGCTGAAGGTGCGCATTCCCTCCAGCCTTCCCTACATCTTTGCCGGCCTCAAGATCGCGGCGCCGCAAGCCGTACTGGGCGCCACGGTGGCGGAATGGATCGGCTCTCGCGAGGGCCTTGGCTCGCAGATCCTGATGGCTTTGCTGAACTACGACGTGCCCCTGCTCTGGGCCTGCATGGTGCTGTGCGCGGTGATGGCGGCGCTGGGTTTTTGCATCATTGTCGCGATTGAATATCTCGTCATCGGGCGGCGTGCCGAACCCCTAAAGGCTGAAGATTGA
- a CDS encoding ABC transporter permease: MSTMDIVPVGPAGDRPGSGARLREFLFRFASPLVVLSLLAIWQLIAMAFAIPVYILPQPVNLITALPATGRTLFNGWAVTMMEASAGFIIGNVFSIAVAFLVTVSSTARAGIMPVALAIKSVPMVAITPLITLSVGFGHATVVTVAALVCFFPTLVNVSRGLKAAPRGAMDLFHIIDANPVQTFWKLRLPYALPYLFTALRITAPAAFGGAMLAEYVASNAGLGYLIQDGYSRFQFILVWQIVVLATVTTLTAFSIVVWFEKRVVDSKR; the protein is encoded by the coding sequence ATGAGTACCATGGATATTGTTCCTGTCGGCCCGGCCGGCGATCGGCCAGGCTCGGGCGCGCGGCTGCGCGAATTCCTGTTCCGTTTTGCCTCGCCACTCGTGGTCTTGTCCCTGCTGGCGATCTGGCAGCTGATCGCCATGGCTTTTGCCATTCCGGTCTACATTCTGCCCCAGCCCGTCAATCTGATCACTGCCTTGCCGGCAACGGGCCGGACATTGTTCAATGGCTGGGCCGTCACCATGATGGAGGCCAGCGCCGGCTTCATCATCGGCAATGTGTTTTCGATCGCTGTCGCCTTCCTCGTTACCGTGTCCAGCACGGCCCGGGCAGGGATCATGCCTGTTGCCCTGGCCATCAAGAGCGTCCCCATGGTGGCGATCACGCCGCTGATCACCCTGTCGGTCGGCTTCGGCCACGCGACGGTGGTGACCGTTGCGGCGCTGGTCTGCTTCTTTCCGACGCTGGTCAATGTCAGCCGCGGCTTGAAGGCGGCGCCTCGCGGGGCGATGGACCTCTTCCACATCATTGATGCCAACCCGGTCCAGACCTTCTGGAAGCTGCGTCTTCCCTATGCGCTTCCCTACCTCTTCACTGCCCTGCGCATTACCGCGCCGGCGGCGTTTGGTGGTGCCATGCTGGCGGAATATGTCGCCTCCAATGCCGGGCTCGGCTATCTGATCCAGGATGGCTACAGCCGGTTCCAGTTCATTCTGGTGTGGCAGATCGTGGTGCTCGCGACGGTGACGACGCTGACCGCCTTTTCCATTGTCGTCTGGTTCGAAAAGCGTGTCGTGGACAGCAAGCGATGA
- the guaD gene encoding guanine deaminase, with product MSKSLRGMVLRGNFIHAPLPGEVETVLDALMVVGNDGTITALYPTGHPDRGAVEAKATADGELVSFGSADYILPGFVDLHVHAPQYPQLGLALDVPLEVWLGKYTFPLEARYADLDFARQSYSTLVADLLRNGTTTALYFATVHEEATKLLVDLCLALGQRALVGKVAMDNPKTCPDYYRDASAAGALAATRAIIDYVRAHADNGEGRVLPVITPRFIPSCTDELLEGLGHLARDSGCHVQTHCSESDWAHSYVLDRHGMTDTASLDRFGLLGRRSVLAHATRLTEDDKDSIIAAGAAVAHCPLSNAYFGDAVFPLRAALEKGMHVGMGTDISGGPSASVLETARMAIAASRILESGADPDRPPEARQRPASRIDFRTAFHVATAGGGIALDLPIGQFAPGYHFDALRIDTAAPEGGIRIFGETDPDLILQKIIYTASRANIGSVWVGGQPV from the coding sequence ATGAGCAAGTCGCTGCGCGGCATGGTTTTGCGGGGCAATTTCATCCACGCGCCCCTGCCGGGCGAAGTGGAGACGGTTCTCGATGCGCTCATGGTGGTCGGCAATGATGGCACGATCACCGCTCTCTACCCAACGGGGCATCCGGACCGCGGGGCGGTCGAGGCAAAGGCCACGGCAGACGGCGAGCTCGTCAGCTTCGGGTCCGCCGATTACATCCTTCCCGGCTTCGTCGATCTGCATGTGCACGCGCCGCAATATCCGCAGCTCGGCCTCGCGCTCGACGTGCCGCTCGAAGTCTGGCTCGGCAAATACACCTTCCCGCTCGAAGCGCGCTATGCGGACCTCGACTTCGCTCGCCAAAGCTATTCGACGCTGGTAGCCGATCTCCTTCGCAACGGCACGACCACCGCGCTCTACTTCGCCACCGTGCACGAGGAGGCAACAAAGCTGCTCGTCGATCTTTGCCTCGCGCTTGGGCAGAGGGCCCTTGTCGGCAAGGTGGCCATGGATAATCCCAAGACCTGCCCAGACTATTATCGCGACGCCTCGGCAGCCGGGGCGCTTGCGGCCACACGGGCGATCATCGACTATGTCCGCGCCCATGCGGACAATGGCGAGGGCAGGGTGCTGCCCGTCATCACCCCGCGCTTTATTCCCTCTTGCACCGATGAGCTGCTCGAGGGGCTCGGCCACCTTGCCCGCGACTCTGGCTGCCATGTCCAGACCCATTGCTCGGAAAGCGATTGGGCGCATTCCTATGTGCTCGACCGCCATGGCATGACCGATACGGCGAGTCTCGATCGCTTCGGGCTTCTGGGGCGGCGCAGCGTCCTTGCCCATGCCACCCGTCTCACCGAGGATGACAAGGACAGCATTATTGCCGCTGGCGCCGCCGTCGCGCACTGCCCGCTGTCCAATGCGTATTTTGGGGACGCCGTGTTTCCGCTGCGCGCCGCGCTCGAAAAGGGCATGCATGTGGGCATGGGCACCGATATTTCCGGCGGACCGTCCGCCTCGGTGCTCGAAACCGCCCGCATGGCGATTGCCGCGTCCCGCATTCTGGAAAGCGGCGCCGATCCCGATCGTCCGCCCGAGGCGCGCCAGCGCCCCGCGTCCCGCATCGATTTTCGCACCGCCTTCCATGTGGCGACGGCGGGGGGCGGCATCGCGCTCGACCTGCCCATCGGCCAGTTCGCGCCGGGCTATCATTTCGATGCCCTGCGCATCGACACGGCCGCTCCCGAAGGGGGAATTCGCATTTTTGGCGAAACCGATCCCGACCTCATCCTCCAAAAGATCATCTATACCGCCTCCCGTGCCAATATCGGCTCGGTCTGGGTGGGTGGACAGCCGGTCTAG
- a CDS encoding sulfite exporter TauE/SafE family protein: MNVYLPIAELSVNLFFLVGIGGAVGFLSGLFGVGGGFLLTPLLIFSGVPTSVAVASVTGQVVAASTSGALSHYRRGGIDLHLALYLVLSGILGAFGGVAAFSLLRQAGQLDLVIALGFLILLGFVGLLMLQEAVRAILKQRQGIVVRERMPHQHSWIHGLPWRVRFKKSRLYISVLPVLAIGLFIGFVGSLLGVGGGFIMVPALVYLLRVPGNVVIGTSLAQVVAMMAATTILHAVQSQSVDILLAFCLMVGGTAGAQFGAAAGKHLRGEQLRGLLALLVLAVAIRFGLSLVLTPSDVFSMAVMGAAR; the protein is encoded by the coding sequence ATGAATGTCTATCTGCCGATCGCCGAGCTTTCCGTGAACCTCTTCTTTCTCGTGGGGATCGGAGGGGCGGTGGGGTTTTTGTCGGGCCTGTTCGGGGTGGGCGGCGGGTTTTTGCTGACCCCGCTGCTGATCTTTTCGGGCGTGCCGACTTCGGTGGCGGTGGCCTCGGTGACCGGCCAGGTGGTGGCCGCCTCGACCTCGGGGGCGCTCAGCCATTATCGGCGCGGCGGCATCGACCTGCATCTCGCGCTCTATCTCGTGCTCTCCGGCATATTGGGGGCCTTTGGCGGCGTCGCCGCTTTCTCGCTGCTGCGCCAGGCCGGCCAGCTCGATCTCGTCATTGCCCTCGGCTTTTTGATTTTGCTGGGTTTTGTCGGCCTTCTGATGCTGCAGGAGGCGGTGCGCGCCATTCTCAAGCAGCGCCAGGGGATCGTGGTGCGCGAGCGCATGCCGCACCAGCACAGCTGGATCCATGGCCTGCCCTGGCGCGTCCGCTTCAAGAAAAGCCGGCTCTATATCTCGGTGCTGCCGGTCCTCGCCATCGGCCTCTTCATCGGCTTTGTCGGCTCGCTGCTCGGCGTCGGTGGCGGCTTCATCATGGTGCCGGCGCTGGTCTATCTGTTGCGCGTGCCCGGCAATGTGGTGATCGGCACCTCGCTGGCCCAGGTGGTGGCGATGATGGCGGCGACCACGATCCTGCACGCCGTGCAGAGCCAGAGCGTCGATATCCTGCTCGCCTTCTGCCTGATGGTCGGCGGCACGGCGGGGGCCCAGTTCGGCGCCGCGGCGGGTAAACATCTGCGCGGCGAACAGCTGCGCGGCCTGCTCGCCCTCCTTGTGCTGGCCGTCGCCATCCGCTTTGGTCTCTCGCTGGTGCTGACCCCGTCCGATGTCTTCTCCATGGCGGTCATGGGGGCGGCGCGATGA
- a CDS encoding TIGR02186 family protein, protein MTKFLVIIGFCLALLTPAAAQNARLVSTLSNDTIEITSSFDGERMTFFGNIAPEAGSGQRFIEGPFHVIVVILGPTQDLVARQMTHNFGIWLNTDEVAFPRFPSYFHVLASGRLREISDATTLTSNFILPEAHAMVPNPAGWWKTLVFGRELIRLMTEENLFGVQENGVNFLSDTFYSAQLILPSNAPPGPYIAQTYVFRNGEIIARKSEGFAVRKIGFERFLAQSATQYPLIYGICCVILALFTGWLGGVLFRR, encoded by the coding sequence ATGACCAAATTTCTTGTCATCATTGGCTTTTGTCTCGCCCTTCTGACGCCGGCGGCGGCACAGAACGCCCGGCTGGTCTCGACCCTCTCCAATGACACGATCGAGATCACCTCGAGCTTTGATGGCGAGCGGATGACCTTTTTCGGCAATATCGCCCCCGAGGCCGGCTCGGGGCAGCGCTTTATCGAGGGGCCGTTCCACGTCATCGTCGTCATTCTCGGCCCCACCCAGGACCTTGTGGCCCGGCAGATGACGCATAATTTCGGCATCTGGCTCAACACCGACGAAGTGGCCTTCCCGCGCTTTCCCAGCTATTTCCACGTGCTGGCCAGCGGGCGGCTGCGCGAGATTTCCGATGCCACCACCCTGACCAGCAATTTCATCCTGCCCGAGGCCCATGCCATGGTGCCCAATCCGGCCGGCTGGTGGAAAACCCTGGTGTTCGGGCGCGAACTCATTCGCCTGATGACCGAGGAAAACCTGTTCGGGGTGCAGGAAAACGGCGTCAATTTCCTCTCCGACACCTTCTATTCAGCGCAGCTGATCCTGCCCAGCAACGCCCCGCCCGGGCCCTATATCGCCCAGACCTATGTGTTCCGGAATGGCGAGATCATCGCCCGCAAATCCGAAGGCTTTGCCGTGCGCAAGATCGGCTTCGAGCGCTTCCTCGCCCAGTCGGCCACTCAATATCCGCTGATCTACGGCATTTGCTGCGTCATCCTCGCCCTCTTCACCGGCTGGCTCGGCGGCGTTTTATTCAGGCGCTAG
- a CDS encoding GntR family transcriptional regulator, which translates to MTPIEQIAAPVAVEDRAAMIRDHLRDAIIDRRLAPGTKLNEVEVGRLFNVSRTVVREALQALAFEGLVSTERNRGAFVASPTPEDARQVFASRRLIEPGLALAAAERITAHDIEDFRHRLRHESQLLAERGPSARRAEIHASGDFHLLLARVAGNAVLSRFMEELVARSSLVIALYGRSGTSSCGHADHGSILAALEQRDGKLAGRLLLHHIDHIETDLDIRDTENLPLREALAIAPREA; encoded by the coding sequence ATGACCCCAATTGAGCAAATCGCGGCACCAGTGGCGGTGGAGGATCGCGCTGCCATGATCCGCGATCATCTGCGGGACGCGATCATCGATCGTCGTCTGGCCCCGGGCACCAAGCTCAATGAAGTGGAAGTGGGCCGGCTCTTCAATGTGAGCCGGACCGTGGTGCGGGAGGCCCTCCAGGCGCTGGCCTTCGAAGGACTGGTCAGCACCGAGCGCAACCGGGGCGCCTTCGTCGCGAGCCCCACGCCGGAAGATGCCCGCCAGGTCTTCGCGTCCCGGCGCCTGATCGAGCCGGGCCTGGCTCTGGCGGCAGCCGAACGCATCACGGCTCACGATATCGAGGACTTTCGGCACCGGCTGCGCCATGAAAGCCAATTGCTGGCCGAGCGCGGCCCCAGTGCGCGGCGCGCCGAAATCCATGCCTCGGGGGATTTTCACCTGCTGCTCGCCCGGGTGGCCGGCAATGCCGTGCTGTCGCGCTTCATGGAGGAATTGGTCGCCCGCTCATCCCTAGTCATCGCGCTTTACGGGCGCTCGGGCACCTCCAGCTGCGGGCACGCTGACCATGGCAGCATCCTCGCCGCCCTCGAGCAGCGCGACGGCAAGCTGGCCGGACGCCTGCTGCTCCACCATATCGACCATATCGAGACCGATCTCGACATCCGCGACACCGAGAACCTGCCCTTGCGCGAGGCCCTGGCGATCGCCCCGCGGGAGGCATGA
- a CDS encoding ABC transporter ATP-binding protein, whose amino-acid sequence MSKAVEIDIASVSKIYGKTIAVDAISLKIPAGSYCCLLGPSGCGKTSTLRMIAGHESVSIGDIVLGKDVVTDLPPARRGTAMMFQSYALFPHLDLVDNVAFSLRMAGVDRQTRRARALEMLRLMQMDAYADRRPAQLSGGQQQRVALARALITDPEALLLDEPLSALDPFLKIRMRAELKKLQKQLGITFVHVTHSQEEAMALADLIVVMSDGRIEQAASPRDVFERPATAFVARFMGDHNVISGGVTAIAEGLTTFEVAGGGRFLASGAAQPVGSSVDAAIRTDHVRIGESPVPGLGFTGLISNIEYRGATVKLTIEGAGIAEFTAIITDTAFYATSVAVGDAVPLHWAVEDAIILGTSNR is encoded by the coding sequence ATGTCAAAAGCAGTCGAAATCGACATCGCCTCGGTTTCCAAGATCTACGGCAAGACAATTGCCGTGGACGCCATCAGCCTCAAGATCCCTGCCGGCAGCTATTGCTGCCTGTTGGGACCCTCGGGGTGCGGCAAGACTTCAACCCTGCGGATGATTGCCGGGCACGAAAGTGTGTCGATTGGTGACATCGTTCTGGGCAAGGACGTGGTCACCGATCTGCCGCCCGCCCGGCGCGGCACGGCGATGATGTTCCAGTCCTACGCGCTCTTTCCGCATCTCGATCTCGTTGACAACGTCGCCTTCAGCCTCCGCATGGCCGGAGTCGACAGGCAGACGCGGCGGGCGCGTGCCCTTGAAATGCTGCGGCTGATGCAGATGGACGCCTATGCCGACCGGCGTCCGGCGCAGCTGTCGGGTGGGCAGCAGCAGCGGGTGGCGCTGGCCCGGGCACTCATCACCGATCCCGAGGCGCTGCTGCTCGACGAGCCATTGTCCGCACTCGACCCCTTCCTCAAGATCCGCATGCGGGCCGAGCTCAAAAAGCTGCAGAAGCAGCTCGGCATCACTTTCGTGCATGTGACGCACAGCCAGGAAGAGGCCATGGCGCTGGCCGATCTCATCGTGGTGATGAGCGATGGTCGCATCGAGCAGGCAGCGAGCCCGCGCGACGTATTCGAGCGTCCGGCCACCGCTTTCGTCGCCCGCTTCATGGGCGATCACAATGTCATTTCCGGTGGGGTCACCGCCATCGCCGAAGGGCTCACGACATTCGAAGTTGCCGGAGGCGGCCGTTTCCTGGCGTCGGGCGCAGCGCAGCCAGTCGGGTCGAGCGTCGATGCAGCCATTCGCACCGACCATGTCCGGATCGGGGAGAGCCCGGTTCCTGGCCTGGGCTTCACCGGCCTCATTTCCAACATCGAATATCGCGGCGCGACGGTGAAGCTCACCATCGAAGGTGCCGGCATTGCCGAATTCACCGCCATCATCACCGACACCGCCTTTTACGCGACCTCGGTCGCGGTCGGCGATGCGGTGCCCCTCCATTGGGCTGTCGAGGACGCGATCATCCTCGGCACCTCCAATCGATAA
- a CDS encoding PotD/PotF family extracellular solute-binding protein — MTETIKHTGISRRSMLKGSAAAMAGAAIGSGAITGFPTIWAQNPITLRQFGTGVSNLNAIAEKCKEDLGITLEMTATDSDAAAQRAVTQPDSYDIADIEYWILKKVFPSGVIQPMDTSRLKYYDQIVPLFKTGKLLPDSVIAQGTAPHTVGFVDGPDSKTFAKGETGWFTMVPTIYNADTLGIRPDLVGREISSWADIMDPAFKGKTAIINVPSIGIMDAAMIMEAMGEITYGDKGNMTQEEIDKTIDFLIKAKQDGQFRAFWKSFDESVNLMSSGEVVIQSMWSPAVAAVRSKGIACTYQPLKEGYRSWGGGMGLAAHLSGAQLDAAYEYINWYTSGWVGGYLNRQGYYSANMETAKKHMSDDEWGFWIEGKPAKGDILAPDGTVMEKAGAVRDGGSFEERMGKVACWNSVMDEDRYMVRRWNEFIAA; from the coding sequence ATGACCGAGACCATCAAGCACACCGGAATTTCCCGCCGCAGCATGCTCAAGGGTAGCGCCGCCGCAATGGCGGGCGCCGCCATCGGTTCGGGCGCCATTACCGGCTTTCCCACCATCTGGGCGCAAAACCCGATCACCCTGCGCCAGTTCGGCACCGGCGTGTCCAACCTCAATGCCATTGCCGAAAAGTGCAAGGAAGACCTCGGCATCACGCTGGAGATGACGGCGACGGATTCCGATGCTGCCGCCCAGCGCGCCGTCACCCAGCCGGACAGCTATGACATTGCCGATATCGAATATTGGATCCTCAAAAAGGTGTTTCCCTCGGGTGTGATCCAGCCGATGGATACCTCGCGGCTCAAATATTACGACCAGATCGTGCCGCTCTTCAAAACCGGCAAGCTGCTCCCCGACAGCGTCATTGCCCAGGGCACGGCGCCGCACACGGTCGGATTTGTCGATGGACCGGACAGCAAGACCTTCGCCAAGGGCGAGACCGGCTGGTTCACCATGGTACCCACCATCTACAATGCCGACACGCTGGGGATCCGGCCCGACCTCGTGGGGCGCGAAATCTCGTCCTGGGCCGATATCATGGACCCCGCCTTCAAGGGCAAGACCGCCATCATCAACGTGCCCTCGATCGGCATCATGGACGCGGCGATGATCATGGAGGCCATGGGCGAAATCACCTATGGCGACAAGGGCAACATGACCCAGGAGGAAATCGACAAGACCATCGATTTCCTGATCAAGGCCAAGCAGGACGGCCAGTTCCGCGCCTTCTGGAAGAGCTTTGACGAGAGCGTCAACCTGATGAGTTCAGGCGAGGTGGTGATCCAGTCCATGTGGTCGCCGGCCGTTGCCGCCGTGCGCTCCAAGGGCATTGCCTGCACCTACCAGCCGCTCAAGGAAGGCTATCGCTCCTGGGGCGGCGGCATGGGTCTCGCCGCTCATCTCAGCGGCGCCCAGCTCGACGCGGCCTATGAATATATCAACTGGTACACATCCGGCTGGGTCGGCGGCTATCTCAATCGACAGGGCTATTATTCGGCCAATATGGAGACGGCCAAGAAGCATATGTCGGACGACGAATGGGGCTTCTGGATCGAGGGCAAGCCGGCGAAGGGGGACATTCTCGCGCCCGACGGTACGGTGATGGAAAAGGCCGGCGCCGTCCGCGACGGTGGCTCCTTCGAGGAACGCATGGGCAAGGTCGCCTGCTGGAATTCGGTGATGGACGAGGACCGCTACATGGTCCGCCGCTGGAACGAGTTCATCGCGGCCTGA
- a CDS encoding ABC transporter permease, which produces MQNLLTRPTPYIQATPLLLILGFFLAVPILLLLVVSFWDYDFAGMYPDFITLNYAETLGSWVTWKTYGNTLKFTAIVWAITAFIGFWAAYFLAFHVRSATTQMVLFLVCTVPFLTSNIIRMISWIPVLGRNGLINSGLVGAGLVEEPIEWLLYSDFAVVLAMVHLYTLFMVTPIFNTMMRIDKSLIEAARDAGARDWQIVWNVILPLAKPGIAIGTIFVVTLVMADFSTVQVMSGGQSASVALMMRNQMSLLQYPAAAANAIVLLVLVLFMVAGILRIVDIRKEL; this is translated from the coding sequence ATGCAAAACCTACTCACGCGCCCCACGCCCTATATCCAGGCGACGCCGCTGTTGCTGATCCTCGGTTTTTTCCTCGCCGTGCCGATCCTGCTGCTCCTGGTGGTCAGCTTCTGGGATTATGACTTTGCCGGGATGTATCCCGATTTCATCACCCTCAACTATGCCGAAACACTGGGATCCTGGGTCACGTGGAAGACCTATGGCAATACACTCAAATTTACCGCCATCGTCTGGGCCATCACCGCCTTTATCGGTTTCTGGGCCGCCTATTTCCTGGCCTTCCACGTGCGCAGCGCCACCACGCAGATGGTGCTGTTCCTGGTCTGCACCGTCCCCTTTCTCACCTCCAACATCATCCGCATGATCTCGTGGATTCCGGTGCTCGGCCGCAACGGGCTCATCAATTCGGGGCTGGTGGGGGCGGGGCTGGTCGAAGAGCCGATCGAGTGGCTGCTCTATTCCGATTTCGCCGTCGTGCTGGCCATGGTGCATCTTTATACGCTCTTCATGGTCACGCCGATCTTCAACACCATGATGCGCATCGACAAATCGCTCATCGAGGCGGCGCGCGATGCGGGCGCCAGGGACTGGCAGATCGTCTGGAACGTCATCCTGCCACTGGCCAAGCCGGGCATCGCCATCGGCACCATCTTCGTGGTCACGCTGGTCATGGCCGATTTTTCCACCGTGCAGGTGATGAGCGGGGGTCAGTCCGCCTCGGTGGCGCTGATGATGCGCAATCAGATGAGCCTGCTGCAATATCCGGCCGCCGCGGCCAATGCCATCGTGCTGCTGGTGCTGGTGCTGTTCATGGTCGCGGGCATCCTCCGCATCGTCGATATTCGCAAGGAGCTCTGA
- a CDS encoding ABC transporter permease — protein MGREKRSAGFYILAGFFALFVLFLYGPLSAVFILSFQGPQGGLTFPLNGVSLRWFQNLFETQAVGNFGASFGRSFLLGLMVMAATVLVSLLAGLAFRRRFIGASPLFYLTVASLVVPSIIVSLGIGVLFQQIGWRPAWFSSAYGAHLTWTLPFGVLIMFAVFNRFSPSYEEAARDLGASNWQTFYHVLLPMIAPSLIGVGLFGFSLSYDEFARTLMTSGSSNTLPLEIYGMTTNVTTPVLYALGTVTTLFSFLVILATLGIILMVNRRRARA, from the coding sequence ATGGGCCGCGAGAAACGCTCTGCCGGCTTTTACATCCTCGCCGGCTTCTTCGCCCTCTTCGTGCTGTTTCTCTATGGCCCGCTCTCGGCCGTATTCATCCTCAGTTTCCAGGGTCCGCAGGGCGGGCTGACCTTCCCGCTCAATGGGGTGTCGCTGCGCTGGTTCCAGAACCTGTTCGAGACGCAGGCGGTCGGCAATTTCGGCGCCAGTTTCGGGCGGTCCTTCCTGCTGGGACTGATGGTTATGGCGGCGACGGTGCTGGTGTCGCTCCTTGCGGGCCTCGCCTTCCGGCGCCGCTTCATCGGGGCCAGTCCGCTGTTTTATCTCACCGTTGCAAGCCTGGTCGTCCCGTCCATCATCGTCTCGCTGGGTATTGGTGTCCTGTTCCAGCAGATCGGCTGGCGGCCGGCCTGGTTCAGCTCGGCCTATGGTGCGCACCTCACCTGGACCTTGCCGTTTGGCGTCCTCATCATGTTTGCGGTGTTCAACCGCTTCTCGCCGTCCTACGAGGAAGCCGCGCGCGACCTCGGCGCCAGCAATTGGCAGACCTTCTATCACGTGCTGCTGCCGATGATCGCGCCCAGCCTGATCGGCGTCGGCCTATTCGGGTTTTCGCTGAGTTATGACGAATTCGCCCGCACGCTGATGACGTCGGGCAGCTCCAACACCCTGCCGCTCGAAATCTACGGCATGACCACCAATGTCACGACCCCGGTTCTCTACGCGCTGGGCACGGTGACGACGCTCTTTTCCTTCCTCGTCATCCTCGCCACTCTGGGCATCATCCTGATGGTCAATCGCCGAAGGGCCCGCGCATGA
- a CDS encoding aspartate/glutamate racemase family protein, which produces MTRIAIVNPNTTASMTATIAHAARLVASPTTEIVPVTSSMGPVSIEGYYDEAFALPGLLRAIGEAERDGAGAAVIACFDDTGLDAARAMVHVPVIGICEAALATAALIAKRFTVVTTLERSRVPIEELAQRYGMAGRAKIRAANIAVLSLEDPNSGARDRLRNEIVRAIAEDNAEAIVLGCAGMADLARILSLEFGLPVIDGVGAAVKQAEALVALGLSTSKRGAYAAPIAKPYSGALAGFAPA; this is translated from the coding sequence ATGACCCGTATCGCCATCGTCAATCCCAACACCACGGCCAGCATGACGGCGACCATCGCCCATGCGGCGCGCCTGGTGGCTTCGCCCACCACCGAGATCGTGCCGGTGACGTCGAGCATGGGGCCTGTATCCATCGAGGGCTATTATGACGAGGCCTTTGCCTTGCCGGGCCTTTTGCGTGCAATTGGCGAGGCCGAGCGCGACGGGGCGGGGGCCGCGGTCATCGCCTGCTTTGACGATACCGGGCTCGATGCGGCCCGAGCCATGGTCCATGTTCCCGTTATCGGCATCTGCGAAGCCGCATTGGCGACAGCGGCCCTCATTGCCAAGCGCTTTACCGTGGTGACCACCCTCGAACGATCCCGCGTGCCGATCGAGGAATTGGCGCAGCGCTACGGCATGGCCGGACGCGCGAAGATCCGGGCCGCCAATATCGCGGTCCTGTCGCTGGAAGATCCCAATTCGGGGGCCCGGGACAGGCTGCGCAACGAAATCGTGCGCGCCATTGCCGAGGACAATGCGGAGGCCATCGTTTTGGGCTGCGCCGGCATGGCGGATCTGGCGCGCATATTGAGCCTCGAGTTCGGCCTGCCGGTGATCGATGGGGTGGGCGCGGCGGTCAAGCAGGCCGAAGCGCTGGTGGCGCTGGGCCTGTCCACCAGCAAGCGGGGCGCCTACGCTGCCCCCATTGCAAAGCCCTATTCCGGTGCCCTGGCCGGGTTCGCCCCGGCATGA